The genomic stretch ATCCGGCTGCAGGAGCCGTGGAGGTGGTCGGTGAGTGCGGCCAGCGCGGCCTCGACGTCGCCGGAACGCACGACATCGCGCAGGTAGGCGTGGTCCTCGGCGACCGGGACCAGGTCGCGGTCGGTGTTGGTGATCTCCAGCACGGTCGCGAACAACGGCCGGTGCAGCTCCCAGGCGGCGGTGAGCCAGCGATTGTCGCCGATCGTGTAGAAGCCGCTGTGGAAGTCGAGGTCGGCGGCGGCGAACTTGGCGGCGTCGGGCGCGGTGGCGGCCGCTCGCATCTGCTCGACGGCCTCGTCGACCGGGGTCCAGTCGGCGGCGTCGAGCCGGGCGATGGCCTCCCGGATGGCCAGGCCCTCCAGAGCGCCGCGCAACGAGTAGAGCTCCACGAGGTCGTGGTCGGACAACCCGCGCACGAAGACGCCTCGCTTACGGGTCTCGACCAGCCCCTCGATCTCGAGTTGGCGCAGCGCGTCGCGGACCGGCCCGCGGCTCACCCCGAAGCGCTCCGCGATCCTGCCCTCGACCAGGTGTGTGCCGACGCTCAGCTCGCCACGCACGATGAGCGAGCGGAGCTGGGCGAGCAGCTGGTCTCCGAGCGGGGGATTACGCAACGGATTGGTGATCGTCACCAGCTCTCCTCTCGTGTGCGCCCCCGGACAGAGTCCATCATCCTAACGGTTGACCGTTGACGGTTGACCGGAGCCCCACGAGCGTCCGGTAGGTGCTCCCCCGCCGACGGCGAACGCGCCCTGAGGATCGGGCTCGGGCCTGCTGGGCAGAGGAAGAGGAAAGGGGGAGAAACGAGATGAGCAGCCCGAGGAATCACCCGCCTGCCGAGCGGGGGGACAACGAAGAAACCATCCGGACCCTGCTGACCGCGGCCAAGGAGGAGTCGCCCGTGCTCGCGGCGGACG from Nonomuraea polychroma encodes the following:
- a CDS encoding GntR family transcriptional regulator, with amino-acid sequence MTITNPLRNPPLGDQLLAQLRSLIVRGELSVGTHLVEGRIAERFGVSRGPVRDALRQLEIEGLVETRKRGVFVRGLSDHDLVELYSLRGALEGLAIREAIARLDAADWTPVDEAVEQMRAAATAPDAAKFAAADLDFHSGFYTIGDNRWLTAAWELHRPLFATVLEITNTDRDLVPVAEDHAYLRDVVRSGDVEAALAALTDHLHGSCSRIRVTLSERARPQPAF